From Citricoccus sp. SGAir0253, a single genomic window includes:
- a CDS encoding DedA family protein encodes MMDWISALPLGWAILLFWAGAILRATTTYALGRGLAAGARHTRLRRRLTGPASLRATRFVDRWGPWAIPLCFLTVGLQTAVIATAGITRMRWGRFLPAMLLGALLWGILYGTVGMAVVWAALAAAVGSPWFAAALGLVGAGVLVLWRTGVPARVRAARQGRRSGARAPVPDGGRRAPSSGPSRPAQPDTTSGAGR; translated from the coding sequence ATGATGGACTGGATCTCCGCCCTGCCCCTGGGCTGGGCGATCCTCCTGTTCTGGGCCGGCGCCATCCTGCGCGCCACCACCACCTATGCCCTCGGCCGTGGGCTCGCCGCCGGCGCCCGGCACACCCGGCTGCGCCGCCGCCTGACGGGCCCGGCGTCCCTGCGGGCCACCCGGTTCGTGGACCGCTGGGGGCCGTGGGCCATCCCGCTGTGCTTCCTCACGGTCGGCCTGCAGACCGCCGTCATCGCCACCGCCGGGATCACCCGGATGCGCTGGGGGCGGTTCCTGCCGGCCATGCTCCTGGGTGCGCTGCTGTGGGGCATCCTCTACGGCACCGTGGGCATGGCCGTCGTCTGGGCCGCGCTCGCCGCCGCGGTCGGCAGCCCCTGGTTCGCGGCCGCGCTCGGGCTGGTCGGGGCCGGCGTCCTCGTCCTGTGGCGCACGGGCGTCCCGGCCCGGGTCCGCGCGGCGCGGCAGGGGCGCCGGTCCGGTGCCCGGGCACCGGTGCCCGACGGCGGCCGGCGCGCGCCGTCGTCGGGCCCGTCCCGTCCGGCTCAGCCGGACACGACCTCCGGCGCCGGGCGGTAG
- the ald gene encoding alanine dehydrogenase, with protein MLIGVPSEIKNTEFRVGLTPAGVTELVHHGHEVLVQSGAGVGSGSTDEAYVEAGARIVETAEEVWDQAVLVLKVKEPVGPELERMRRGQVLFTYLHLAADPRLARAVMDSGATAIAYETVTRNGALPLLAPMSQVAGRLAPTAGAYHLTEAQGGSGILLGGVPGTRRGRVAVIGAGVAGESAAVIAAGLGADVTVLDINLDRLAQLDTVHQGRLRTMASSQLHIAEAVADADLVIGSVLIPGAAAPKLVTEEMVASMRPGSVLVDIAIDQGGCFENSRPTTHQDPTYRVGEQLYYCVANIPGAVPQTSTAALTNATLPYVLRIADRGWRAALAAEPGFTEGLNAHDGVLTHRGVLDAVAGPLGLDPETDYRPAPEVVSG; from the coding sequence ATGCTCATCGGCGTCCCCTCGGAGATCAAGAACACCGAGTTCCGCGTCGGCCTCACCCCGGCCGGCGTCACGGAGCTCGTCCACCACGGGCACGAGGTGCTCGTCCAGTCCGGGGCCGGCGTGGGCTCCGGCAGCACGGACGAGGCATACGTGGAGGCCGGGGCCCGGATCGTGGAGACGGCCGAGGAGGTGTGGGACCAGGCGGTGCTCGTGCTCAAGGTCAAGGAGCCGGTGGGCCCGGAGCTGGAGCGGATGCGCCGCGGGCAGGTCCTGTTCACCTACCTGCACCTGGCCGCCGATCCCCGGCTGGCGCGCGCGGTGATGGACTCGGGGGCCACCGCGATCGCCTACGAGACCGTCACGCGCAACGGCGCGCTGCCCCTGCTGGCGCCCATGAGCCAGGTGGCGGGGCGGCTCGCGCCGACGGCCGGGGCGTACCACCTCACCGAGGCGCAGGGCGGGTCCGGGATCCTCCTCGGCGGGGTGCCGGGGACGCGCCGGGGACGCGTCGCGGTGATCGGGGCCGGCGTGGCCGGGGAGTCCGCCGCGGTGATCGCCGCCGGGCTGGGGGCGGACGTGACGGTGCTGGACATCAACCTCGACCGCCTGGCCCAGCTGGACACCGTGCACCAGGGCCGGCTGCGCACCATGGCCTCCTCCCAGCTCCACATCGCCGAGGCGGTCGCGGACGCCGACCTCGTCATCGGCTCGGTGCTCATCCCCGGCGCGGCGGCCCCCAAGCTGGTGACCGAGGAGATGGTGGCCTCCATGCGTCCGGGCTCGGTGCTCGTGGACATCGCGATCGACCAGGGCGGCTGCTTCGAGAACTCCCGGCCCACCACGCACCAGGACCCCACGTACCGGGTCGGCGAGCAGCTCTACTACTGCGTGGCCAACATCCCGGGGGCGGTCCCCCAGACCTCCACGGCGGCGCTCACCAATGCGACCCTGCCCTACGTCCTGCGGATCGCCGACCGCGGCTGGCGCGCGGCGCTGGCCGCGGAGCCGGGCTTCACCGAGGGCCTCAACGCCCACGACGGCGTGCTCACCCACCGCGGCGTGCTGGACGCCGTCGCGGGCCCGCTGGGCCTGGACCCCGAGACCGACTACCGCCCGGCGCCGGAGGTCGTGTCCGGCTGA